The following proteins come from a genomic window of Panthera leo isolate Ple1 chromosome E2, P.leo_Ple1_pat1.1, whole genome shotgun sequence:
- the ODAD1 gene encoding outer dynein arm-docking complex subunit 1 isoform X2 produces MEGERRAYSKEVHQRINKQLEEIQSLEGVRDKLQVQIRVAQSQVKRLRDSERLENTGHLLKCRVRVQAEVKELQEQTRALDKQIQEWETRIFNHSKDIKAPGLVLDQKVKIRRRIKILEDQLDRVTCRFDIQLVRNAALREELGLLRIERNRYLNIDHKLQKEISALRRTVSALMVSSAAAYTVREEAKTKLGLLRERADKEVAQNNTELRTLQRHIAHLDQFHHFLKLKNDERQLDPAVVEKREKRAREVAEGLRKTSQEKLVLHCEDALNKLSQLTGESDPDVLVERYLEREGRNFAEFTFINEQNSELERLREEIKELQETLASTRQSEDKLREQRDQRRRALQQRTDEVRAEADQVEARFQDLRGQLEKLKAGIQQLFTRAQCDNTIIKDLLGVKTHMRDRDIGLFLGLIEKRLVDLLTVQAFVDVRVETPTPSSLANAALLVLGQSPEDLPKKLAPPQLPDNPDDLPGFEAKDDYPMSKEELRSQVTQMLEAQEQQEKELAEALRKVNSNLSVPSLPSIQRVSSGSPLTTAKSPGGVPGSILSQRTSGVLASSGDRTTSTNVGRVALGDPGSSAGRVTFGSASAVGAPVSSRGSTGGRVTFRTPSSSSYLGSTGYLRSSGGQDSPVGAESRGTESESSAGLGTSTSKD; encoded by the exons atggagggagagaggcggGCTTACAGCAAGGAAGTCCACCAGCGCATCAACAAGCAACT TGAGGAGATCCAGAGCCTGGAGGGGGTGCGGGATAAACTTCAGGTGCAGATCCGCGTGGCCCAGAGCCAGGTCAAGCGGCTGCGGGACAGCGAGAGGCTGGAGAACACTGGTCATCTGCTGAAGTGTCGGGTCCGGGTGCAGGCCGAGGTCAAGGAGCTACAGGAACAGACCAGAGCCCTGGACAAGCAG ATCCAGGAGTGGGAGACCCGGATCTTTAACCACAGTAAGGATATCAAGGCCCCGGGACTCGTCCTGGATCAGAAGGTCAAGATCCGGCGAAGGATCAAGATCCTGGAAGACCAGTTGGACAGG gtcaCCTGTCGCTTTGACATCCAGCTGGTGCGGAATGCGGCCCTGCGGGAAGAGCTGGGTCTCCTGCGCATTGAGAGGAACCGCTATCTGAACATAGACCATAAGCTGCAGAAG GAAATCAGCGCCCTGCGACGCACGGTCAGCGCCCTAATGGTCTCTTCTGCGGCCGCCTACACCGTCAG ggaggaGGCAAAGACCAAGCTGGGCCTGCTGCGGGAGAGGGCGGATAAGGAGGTGGCCCAGAACAACACGGAGCTGCGGACCCTGCAGCGGCACATAGCGCACCTGGACCAGTTCCACCACTTCCTCAAGCTCAAGAACGACGAGCGGCAGCTGGACCCCGCCGTCGTGGAGAAGCGCGAGAAGCGGG CCCGGGAGGTGGCCGAAGGCCTCCGGAAGACGTCCCAGGAGAAGCTGGTGCTGCACTGCGAAGACGCCTTGAACAAACTGTCCCAGCTGACTGGGGAGAGCGACCCGGACGTGCTGGTGGAGAGGTACCTGGAGA GGGAGGGGCGCAACTTCGCGGAGTTCACCTTCATCAACGAGCAGAACTCGGAACTGGAGCGCCTGCGGGAGGAGAtcaaggag TTGCAGGAGACCTTGGCGAGCACCCGCCAGAGCGAGGATAAACTTCGCGAGCAACGAGACCAGAGGCGAAGGGCCCTGCAGCAGCGAACCGACGAGGTGCGCGCGGAGGCCGACCAGGTGGAGGCCCGCTTCCAGGACCTTCGGGGGCAGCTGGAGAAGCTCAAGGCCG GCATCCAGCAGCTCTTCACCAGGGCCCAGTGTGACAACACCATCATCAAGGACCTCCTGGGGGTCAAGACCCACATGAGAGACCGGGACATCGGCCTTTTCCTGGGCCTCATCGAGAAGCGGCTGGTTGATCTCTTGACGGTGCAGGCCTTCGTAGATGTCCGGGTGGAG acccccaccccctccagcttGGCTAACGCTGCCCTCCTGGTTCTGGGCCAGAGCCCTGAGGATCTTCCAAAGAAGCTGGCCCCGCCGCAGCTCCCTGACAATCC GGACGACCTCCCAGGCTTCGAGGCCAAAGACGACTATCCGATGAGCAAGGAAGAGCTGCGCAGCCAAGTGACGCAGATG cTCGAGGCGCAGGAGCAGCAAGAGAAGGAATTAGCCGAGGCCTTGAGGAAGGTCAACAGCAACCTGAGcgtccccagcctccccagcatCCAGAGGGTCAGCTCGGGCTCACCCCTGACGACCGCCAAGAGCCCCGGCGGGGTCCCCGGGTCCATCCTGAGCCAGAGGACTAGTGGCGTCCTGGCATCCAGTGGAGACCGCACCACGAGCACCAACGTCGGCCGCGTCGCCTTGGGAGACCCCGGCTCCAGCGCGGGCCGCGTGACCTTCGGTTCTGCCAGCGCCGTGGGGGCGCCCGTGTCCAGCCGGGGCTCGACTGGGGGCCGCGTGACCTTCAGAACGCCCAGCTCTAGTAGCTACCTGGGCTCCACCGGATACTTGAGGTCTAGCGGAGGCCAGGACAGCCCCGTGGGTGCGGAGAGCAGGGGCACCGAGTCAGAGTCAAGCGCAGGCCTCGGGACCAGCACCAGCAAAGACTAG
- the ODAD1 gene encoding outer dynein arm-docking complex subunit 1 isoform X3: protein MPEIQEWETRIFNHSKDIKAPGLVLDQKVKIRRRIKILEDQLDRVTCRFDIQLVRNAALREELGLLRIERNRYLNIDHKLQKEISALRRTVSALMVSSAAAYTVREEAKTKLGLLRERADKEVAQNNTELRTLQRHIAHLDQFHHFLKLKNDERQLDPAVVEKREKRAREVAEGLRKTSQEKLVLHCEDALNKLSQLTGESDPDVLVERYLEREGRNFAEFTFINEQNSELERLREEIKELQETLASTRQSEDKLREQRDQRRRALQQRTDEVRAEADQVEARFQDLRGQLEKLKAGIQQLFTRAQCDNTIIKDLLGVKTHMRDRDIGLFLGLIEKRLVDLLTVQAFVDVRVETPTPSSLANAALLVLGQSPEDLPKKLAPPQLPDNPDDLPGFEAKDDYPMSKEELRSQVTQMLEAQEQQEKELAEALRKVNSNLSVPSLPSIQRVSSGSPLTTAKSPGGVPGSILSQRTSGVLASSGDRTTSTNVGRVALGDPGSSAGRVTFGSASAVGAPVSSRGSTGGRVTFRTPSSSSYLGSTGYLRSSGGQDSPVGAESRGTESESSAGLGTSTSKD, encoded by the exons ATGCCAGAG ATCCAGGAGTGGGAGACCCGGATCTTTAACCACAGTAAGGATATCAAGGCCCCGGGACTCGTCCTGGATCAGAAGGTCAAGATCCGGCGAAGGATCAAGATCCTGGAAGACCAGTTGGACAGG gtcaCCTGTCGCTTTGACATCCAGCTGGTGCGGAATGCGGCCCTGCGGGAAGAGCTGGGTCTCCTGCGCATTGAGAGGAACCGCTATCTGAACATAGACCATAAGCTGCAGAAG GAAATCAGCGCCCTGCGACGCACGGTCAGCGCCCTAATGGTCTCTTCTGCGGCCGCCTACACCGTCAG ggaggaGGCAAAGACCAAGCTGGGCCTGCTGCGGGAGAGGGCGGATAAGGAGGTGGCCCAGAACAACACGGAGCTGCGGACCCTGCAGCGGCACATAGCGCACCTGGACCAGTTCCACCACTTCCTCAAGCTCAAGAACGACGAGCGGCAGCTGGACCCCGCCGTCGTGGAGAAGCGCGAGAAGCGGG CCCGGGAGGTGGCCGAAGGCCTCCGGAAGACGTCCCAGGAGAAGCTGGTGCTGCACTGCGAAGACGCCTTGAACAAACTGTCCCAGCTGACTGGGGAGAGCGACCCGGACGTGCTGGTGGAGAGGTACCTGGAGA GGGAGGGGCGCAACTTCGCGGAGTTCACCTTCATCAACGAGCAGAACTCGGAACTGGAGCGCCTGCGGGAGGAGAtcaaggag TTGCAGGAGACCTTGGCGAGCACCCGCCAGAGCGAGGATAAACTTCGCGAGCAACGAGACCAGAGGCGAAGGGCCCTGCAGCAGCGAACCGACGAGGTGCGCGCGGAGGCCGACCAGGTGGAGGCCCGCTTCCAGGACCTTCGGGGGCAGCTGGAGAAGCTCAAGGCCG GCATCCAGCAGCTCTTCACCAGGGCCCAGTGTGACAACACCATCATCAAGGACCTCCTGGGGGTCAAGACCCACATGAGAGACCGGGACATCGGCCTTTTCCTGGGCCTCATCGAGAAGCGGCTGGTTGATCTCTTGACGGTGCAGGCCTTCGTAGATGTCCGGGTGGAG acccccaccccctccagcttGGCTAACGCTGCCCTCCTGGTTCTGGGCCAGAGCCCTGAGGATCTTCCAAAGAAGCTGGCCCCGCCGCAGCTCCCTGACAATCC GGACGACCTCCCAGGCTTCGAGGCCAAAGACGACTATCCGATGAGCAAGGAAGAGCTGCGCAGCCAAGTGACGCAGATG cTCGAGGCGCAGGAGCAGCAAGAGAAGGAATTAGCCGAGGCCTTGAGGAAGGTCAACAGCAACCTGAGcgtccccagcctccccagcatCCAGAGGGTCAGCTCGGGCTCACCCCTGACGACCGCCAAGAGCCCCGGCGGGGTCCCCGGGTCCATCCTGAGCCAGAGGACTAGTGGCGTCCTGGCATCCAGTGGAGACCGCACCACGAGCACCAACGTCGGCCGCGTCGCCTTGGGAGACCCCGGCTCCAGCGCGGGCCGCGTGACCTTCGGTTCTGCCAGCGCCGTGGGGGCGCCCGTGTCCAGCCGGGGCTCGACTGGGGGCCGCGTGACCTTCAGAACGCCCAGCTCTAGTAGCTACCTGGGCTCCACCGGATACTTGAGGTCTAGCGGAGGCCAGGACAGCCCCGTGGGTGCGGAGAGCAGGGGCACCGAGTCAGAGTCAAGCGCAGGCCTCGGGACCAGCACCAGCAAAGACTAG
- the EMP3 gene encoding epithelial membrane protein 3 encodes MSLLLLVVSALHILILILLFVATLDKSWWTLPGKESLNLWYDCTWNNDNKTWACSNVSENGWLKAVQVLMVLSLILCCLSFILFMFQLYTMRRGGLFYATGLCQLCTSVAVFTGALIYAIHAEEILAERPAGGSFGYCFALAWVAFPLALASGVIYIHLRKRE; translated from the exons ATGTCCCTCCTCCTGCTGGTGGTCTCTGCCCTTCACATCCTCATTCTCATCCTGCTTTTCGTGGCCACTTTGGACAAG TCCTGGTGGACCCTCCCGGGGAAGGAGTCCCTGAATCTCTGGTATGACTGCACATGGAACAATGACAACAAGACGTGGGCCTGCAGCAACGTCAGCGAGAATG GCTGGCTGAAGGCGGTCCAGGTCCTCATGGTGCTGTCCCTCATCCTCTGCTGTCTGTCCTTCATCCTGTTCATGTTCCAGCTCTATACCATGCGGCGAGGGGGGCTATTCTATGCCACCGGCCTCTGCCAGCTTTGCACCA GCGTGGCCGTGTTTACAGGGGCGCTGATCTACGCCATTCACGCGGAGGAGATCCTGGCGGAGCGCCCGGCGGGGGGCAGCTTCGGCTACTGCTTCGCCCTGGCTTGGGTGGCCTTCCCCCTCGCCCTGGCCAGCGGCGTCATCTACATCCACCTGCGGAAGCGGGAGTGA
- the ODAD1 gene encoding outer dynein arm-docking complex subunit 1 isoform X1: protein MSLGLSAGSTRSEDGTEAFLEGTADWELSRLRRQCKVMEGERRAYSKEVHQRINKQLEEIQSLEGVRDKLQVQIRVAQSQVKRLRDSERLENTGHLLKCRVRVQAEVKELQEQTRALDKQIQEWETRIFNHSKDIKAPGLVLDQKVKIRRRIKILEDQLDRVTCRFDIQLVRNAALREELGLLRIERNRYLNIDHKLQKEISALRRTVSALMVSSAAAYTVREEAKTKLGLLRERADKEVAQNNTELRTLQRHIAHLDQFHHFLKLKNDERQLDPAVVEKREKRAREVAEGLRKTSQEKLVLHCEDALNKLSQLTGESDPDVLVERYLEREGRNFAEFTFINEQNSELERLREEIKELQETLASTRQSEDKLREQRDQRRRALQQRTDEVRAEADQVEARFQDLRGQLEKLKAGIQQLFTRAQCDNTIIKDLLGVKTHMRDRDIGLFLGLIEKRLVDLLTVQAFVDVRVETPTPSSLANAALLVLGQSPEDLPKKLAPPQLPDNPDDLPGFEAKDDYPMSKEELRSQVTQMLEAQEQQEKELAEALRKVNSNLSVPSLPSIQRVSSGSPLTTAKSPGGVPGSILSQRTSGVLASSGDRTTSTNVGRVALGDPGSSAGRVTFGSASAVGAPVSSRGSTGGRVTFRTPSSSSYLGSTGYLRSSGGQDSPVGAESRGTESESSAGLGTSTSKD, encoded by the exons ATGTCTTTGGGACTCTCTGCAGGGAGCACCCGCTCCGAGGATGGAACCGAGGCCTTCCTGGAAGGAACGG CGGATTGGGAGCTGAGCCGACTGCGACGGCAGTGCAAagtgatggagggagagaggcggGCTTACAGCAAGGAAGTCCACCAGCGCATCAACAAGCAACT TGAGGAGATCCAGAGCCTGGAGGGGGTGCGGGATAAACTTCAGGTGCAGATCCGCGTGGCCCAGAGCCAGGTCAAGCGGCTGCGGGACAGCGAGAGGCTGGAGAACACTGGTCATCTGCTGAAGTGTCGGGTCCGGGTGCAGGCCGAGGTCAAGGAGCTACAGGAACAGACCAGAGCCCTGGACAAGCAG ATCCAGGAGTGGGAGACCCGGATCTTTAACCACAGTAAGGATATCAAGGCCCCGGGACTCGTCCTGGATCAGAAGGTCAAGATCCGGCGAAGGATCAAGATCCTGGAAGACCAGTTGGACAGG gtcaCCTGTCGCTTTGACATCCAGCTGGTGCGGAATGCGGCCCTGCGGGAAGAGCTGGGTCTCCTGCGCATTGAGAGGAACCGCTATCTGAACATAGACCATAAGCTGCAGAAG GAAATCAGCGCCCTGCGACGCACGGTCAGCGCCCTAATGGTCTCTTCTGCGGCCGCCTACACCGTCAG ggaggaGGCAAAGACCAAGCTGGGCCTGCTGCGGGAGAGGGCGGATAAGGAGGTGGCCCAGAACAACACGGAGCTGCGGACCCTGCAGCGGCACATAGCGCACCTGGACCAGTTCCACCACTTCCTCAAGCTCAAGAACGACGAGCGGCAGCTGGACCCCGCCGTCGTGGAGAAGCGCGAGAAGCGGG CCCGGGAGGTGGCCGAAGGCCTCCGGAAGACGTCCCAGGAGAAGCTGGTGCTGCACTGCGAAGACGCCTTGAACAAACTGTCCCAGCTGACTGGGGAGAGCGACCCGGACGTGCTGGTGGAGAGGTACCTGGAGA GGGAGGGGCGCAACTTCGCGGAGTTCACCTTCATCAACGAGCAGAACTCGGAACTGGAGCGCCTGCGGGAGGAGAtcaaggag TTGCAGGAGACCTTGGCGAGCACCCGCCAGAGCGAGGATAAACTTCGCGAGCAACGAGACCAGAGGCGAAGGGCCCTGCAGCAGCGAACCGACGAGGTGCGCGCGGAGGCCGACCAGGTGGAGGCCCGCTTCCAGGACCTTCGGGGGCAGCTGGAGAAGCTCAAGGCCG GCATCCAGCAGCTCTTCACCAGGGCCCAGTGTGACAACACCATCATCAAGGACCTCCTGGGGGTCAAGACCCACATGAGAGACCGGGACATCGGCCTTTTCCTGGGCCTCATCGAGAAGCGGCTGGTTGATCTCTTGACGGTGCAGGCCTTCGTAGATGTCCGGGTGGAG acccccaccccctccagcttGGCTAACGCTGCCCTCCTGGTTCTGGGCCAGAGCCCTGAGGATCTTCCAAAGAAGCTGGCCCCGCCGCAGCTCCCTGACAATCC GGACGACCTCCCAGGCTTCGAGGCCAAAGACGACTATCCGATGAGCAAGGAAGAGCTGCGCAGCCAAGTGACGCAGATG cTCGAGGCGCAGGAGCAGCAAGAGAAGGAATTAGCCGAGGCCTTGAGGAAGGTCAACAGCAACCTGAGcgtccccagcctccccagcatCCAGAGGGTCAGCTCGGGCTCACCCCTGACGACCGCCAAGAGCCCCGGCGGGGTCCCCGGGTCCATCCTGAGCCAGAGGACTAGTGGCGTCCTGGCATCCAGTGGAGACCGCACCACGAGCACCAACGTCGGCCGCGTCGCCTTGGGAGACCCCGGCTCCAGCGCGGGCCGCGTGACCTTCGGTTCTGCCAGCGCCGTGGGGGCGCCCGTGTCCAGCCGGGGCTCGACTGGGGGCCGCGTGACCTTCAGAACGCCCAGCTCTAGTAGCTACCTGGGCTCCACCGGATACTTGAGGTCTAGCGGAGGCCAGGACAGCCCCGTGGGTGCGGAGAGCAGGGGCACCGAGTCAGAGTCAAGCGCAGGCCTCGGGACCAGCACCAGCAAAGACTAG